In Horticoccus luteus, the following proteins share a genomic window:
- a CDS encoding PLP-dependent transferase translates to MSAFTPLPLGQRIPDRPHAVSCSLPTMRAVRGYEEKDPAITQHLTSGYPRFVVHPFLRQLAQHLATELHLAGETLWLASSPAMARGLAAYLGERARVIAAGQLAAVAHPDLPALNTRAKGFLQNVGGFLSSRAAEDELVRRGLLPAAAAETLFSGDPAAEIRRHLQPAFPAIEPAQLQLATCGMNAIYAAFRAAAELQATRGRTIWIQLGWLYLDTIALLEKFTATPADYVYVRHVSDHDALTRLFTKFGSRIAGIIAEVPTNPLIQTPDLPALAQLARAHGALLLVDPSVTSVFNVEVLPHSALVVSSLTKYTAPDGDLTAGLVVVNPAHPDAATLQTRIAALLEPPYPRDLARLAAQIPRTPALLAALHANVPRVVEFLSRHPGVRDVFWTHQLSSRRAYQQIARAPDAVGGVLSFTLRGPLEKFYDRLRLPKGSSFGMATTLICPFMYLAHYDLVTTPAGIAALAASGLDPDLLRLSVGTEPAEDIIAALAEALD, encoded by the coding sequence ATGTCCGCCTTTACGCCGCTCCCACTCGGCCAGCGCATTCCCGATCGCCCGCACGCCGTCTCCTGCAGCCTGCCCACCATGCGCGCCGTGCGCGGCTACGAGGAAAAGGACCCCGCGATCACGCAACACCTCACGTCCGGCTATCCCCGTTTCGTCGTCCATCCGTTCCTCCGTCAACTCGCGCAACACCTCGCCACCGAACTCCACCTCGCCGGCGAAACCCTCTGGCTCGCATCGTCTCCCGCGATGGCCCGCGGCCTCGCCGCCTACCTCGGCGAACGCGCCCGCGTCATCGCCGCCGGTCAACTTGCCGCGGTTGCGCACCCCGATCTCCCTGCGCTCAACACCCGCGCCAAGGGCTTTCTCCAAAACGTCGGCGGCTTCCTCTCCTCGCGCGCCGCCGAAGACGAACTCGTCCGCCGCGGCCTCCTGCCCGCCGCCGCCGCGGAAACGCTGTTCTCCGGCGATCCGGCCGCCGAAATCCGCCGCCACCTCCAACCCGCGTTTCCCGCCATCGAGCCCGCGCAACTCCAACTCGCCACGTGCGGCATGAACGCCATCTACGCCGCCTTTCGCGCCGCCGCCGAGTTGCAGGCCACCCGCGGGCGCACCATCTGGATCCAACTCGGCTGGCTCTATCTCGATACCATCGCGCTGCTCGAAAAATTCACCGCCACGCCCGCCGATTACGTTTACGTCCGCCACGTGTCGGATCACGACGCCCTCACGCGTCTCTTCACCAAGTTCGGCTCGCGCATCGCTGGCATCATCGCGGAGGTCCCCACCAATCCGCTCATCCAGACGCCCGATCTGCCCGCTCTCGCGCAACTCGCCCGCGCCCACGGCGCCCTCCTCCTCGTCGACCCGTCCGTCACGTCTGTCTTCAACGTCGAGGTGCTGCCGCATTCCGCCCTCGTCGTCAGCAGCCTCACCAAATACACCGCGCCCGACGGCGATCTCACCGCCGGCCTCGTCGTCGTCAACCCCGCACATCCCGACGCCGCCACCCTGCAGACCCGCATCGCGGCGCTCCTCGAACCGCCCTACCCCCGCGACCTCGCCCGCCTCGCCGCGCAAATCCCGCGCACGCCCGCCCTGCTCGCCGCCCTCCACGCCAACGTCCCCCGCGTCGTCGAGTTTCTCTCCCGGCATCCCGGCGTGCGCGACGTCTTTTGGACGCATCAACTCTCCAGCCGCCGCGCCTACCAACAAATCGCCCGGGCTCCCGACGCCGTCGGCGGCGTCCTCTCCTTCACCCTGCGCGGCCCGCTCGAGAAATTCTACGACCGCCTCCGCCTCCCGAAAGGCTCGAGCTTCGGCATGGCGACAACGCTCATCTGCCCGTTCATGTATCTGGCGCACTACGATCTCGTCACCACGCCCGCCGGCATCGCCGCCCTTGCCGCCAGCGGCCTCGATCCCGACCTCCTTCGTCTCTCCGTCGGCACCGAGCCCGCCGAAGACATCATCGCCGCCCTCGCCGAAGCGCTGGACTAA
- a CDS encoding DUF167 domain-containing protein, with translation MPESCLLTVKAIPHAPRTEIVGWLGDTLKVKLHAPPVAGRANDELCAFLARELRLPRRAVTLVRGDTSRQKVLRLDGLSLATIRLHFPA, from the coding sequence ATGCCGGAGTCATGTCTCCTGACCGTTAAGGCGATCCCCCACGCCCCCCGCACCGAAATCGTCGGCTGGCTCGGCGATACCTTGAAAGTCAAACTCCACGCGCCGCCCGTCGCCGGTCGCGCCAACGACGAACTCTGCGCCTTTCTCGCGCGCGAACTCCGCCTTCCTCGCCGCGCGGTCACCCTCGTGCGGGGCGACACCTCCCGCCAGAAAGTCCTGCGGCTCGACGGCCTCTCGCTCGCCACCATCCGCCTCCACTTCCCCGCCTGA
- a CDS encoding MATE family efflux transporter produces the protein MCATPVPRYLQEIRPTLALALPIIVGQVSQMLMGVTDSLMIGHVGTAELAAAAFGGNVFVIFYVLGVGLMVPVSVFVARARGAARPEEAGEYLRHGLGLALAFGLLELLVMLAVSTQLARFGQPPEVLAVVRPYFLLIAGSIVPVLVYLALRQFAEALGHPWLPMCIMLGGVGLNAVLNWLLIYGHGGLPAMGLTGAGLATLISRVLSAAVIFEWLRREARVRAAWPVRWWRGVSGARLMEMLHVGLPAGVMLLFEATAFAFSSIMIGWLGAVPLAAHQIAISCASLAFMFPLGLSMAAGMRVSQAVGAGERERLRPVAFGAMAVGLAIMAGFAGAFGLGGGRIATWFVHDTAVIALATQLLVVAAVFQLADGLQVIGAAVLRGMTDVRVPAVITLVAYWGIALPVGYTLGIRGPWGAVGVWIGIASGLGFAAVFLVTRFTRMTRR, from the coding sequence ATGTGCGCGACTCCCGTGCCGCGTTACCTGCAAGAAATCCGTCCCACGCTGGCGCTCGCGCTGCCGATCATCGTCGGGCAGGTGAGCCAGATGCTCATGGGCGTGACGGACAGTTTGATGATCGGGCACGTGGGGACGGCGGAGTTGGCGGCGGCGGCGTTTGGGGGAAACGTGTTCGTGATTTTTTATGTGCTGGGCGTCGGCTTGATGGTGCCGGTGTCGGTGTTTGTGGCGCGGGCGCGGGGAGCGGCGCGGCCGGAGGAAGCGGGCGAATACCTGCGGCACGGGCTGGGGCTGGCGTTGGCCTTTGGGCTGCTGGAGCTGCTGGTGATGCTGGCGGTGAGCACGCAGTTGGCGCGGTTTGGGCAGCCGCCGGAAGTGCTGGCGGTGGTGCGGCCGTATTTCCTGTTGATCGCGGGGTCGATCGTGCCGGTGCTGGTGTATCTGGCGTTGCGCCAGTTTGCGGAGGCGCTGGGGCATCCGTGGCTGCCGATGTGCATCATGTTGGGCGGGGTGGGGCTCAACGCGGTGCTCAACTGGCTGTTGATTTACGGGCATGGCGGGTTGCCGGCGATGGGGCTGACGGGCGCGGGGCTGGCGACGTTGATTTCGCGGGTGCTGAGTGCGGCGGTGATTTTCGAGTGGTTGCGGCGCGAGGCGCGGGTGCGGGCGGCGTGGCCGGTGCGCTGGTGGCGCGGCGTATCGGGCGCGCGGTTGATGGAAATGCTGCACGTGGGGCTGCCGGCGGGCGTGATGTTGTTGTTTGAGGCGACGGCGTTTGCGTTTTCCAGCATCATGATCGGCTGGCTGGGCGCGGTGCCGTTGGCGGCGCATCAGATTGCGATCAGTTGTGCGTCGCTGGCGTTCATGTTTCCGCTGGGGTTGTCGATGGCGGCGGGGATGCGCGTGAGCCAGGCGGTGGGCGCGGGCGAGCGGGAGCGTTTGCGGCCGGTGGCGTTTGGCGCGATGGCGGTCGGGCTGGCGATCATGGCGGGGTTTGCGGGGGCGTTTGGCTTGGGCGGGGGGCGGATCGCGACGTGGTTCGTGCACGACACGGCGGTGATCGCGCTGGCCACCCAGCTGCTCGTGGTGGCGGCGGTTTTTCAACTGGCCGACGGGCTGCAGGTGATCGGCGCGGCGGTGTTGCGGGGGATGACCGACGTGCGGGTGCCGGCCGTGATCACGCTGGTGGCGTATTGGGGCATCGCGCTGCCGGTGGGCTACACGCTGGGGATCCGCGGGCCGTGGGGCGCGGTGGGCGTGTGGATCGGCATCGCGAGCGGCCTCGGCTTTGCGGCGGTGTTTTTGGTGACGCGTTTTACGCGCATGACGCGGAGGTAG
- a CDS encoding EamA family transporter yields MTPFALLLVLAAAGLHATWNYCAKRAGGGLPFVWLVGSIICSCYVPVLLIYGTWWSLSLSTFAVAWILGSGVLKTSYSLFLQRGYRTGDFSLIYPLARGTGPLLATLAAIAFLGERPSALALAGAAVIVLSIFWLTGGFGKFASLLRRRPAPLLPAPADAGPLAARPRVFSAVNYGLMSGVFIAAYTLWDRHGVAALAIAPVLYDAGTAFTQLALLTPFALRRWPEVATHWRAHRRYAFGVALLSPVAYILILTAMKFTPVSYVAPAREISIVIGAFMGARLLKESDSRRRLVAAVAMAAGVIALALG; encoded by the coding sequence ATGACACCCTTCGCGCTCCTCCTCGTGCTGGCCGCCGCCGGCCTGCACGCCACGTGGAACTACTGCGCGAAACGCGCCGGCGGCGGTCTGCCCTTCGTCTGGCTCGTCGGCTCGATCATCTGCTCCTGTTACGTGCCCGTGCTGCTCATTTACGGCACGTGGTGGTCGCTCTCTCTCTCCACCTTCGCCGTCGCCTGGATCCTCGGCAGCGGCGTGCTCAAAACCAGCTACTCGCTTTTCCTGCAACGCGGCTACCGCACCGGCGATTTTTCGCTCATCTATCCGCTCGCGCGCGGCACCGGCCCGCTCCTCGCCACGCTCGCCGCCATCGCCTTCCTCGGCGAACGCCCCTCCGCCCTCGCGCTCGCCGGCGCCGCCGTGATCGTCCTCAGCATCTTCTGGCTCACCGGCGGCTTCGGCAAATTCGCCTCCCTCCTCCGCCGCCGACCCGCGCCCCTCCTCCCCGCACCCGCCGACGCCGGCCCCCTCGCCGCCCGCCCCCGCGTCTTTTCCGCCGTCAACTACGGCCTCATGTCCGGCGTCTTCATCGCCGCCTACACGCTCTGGGATCGCCACGGCGTCGCCGCGCTCGCCATCGCCCCCGTGCTCTACGATGCGGGCACCGCGTTCACTCAACTCGCCCTGCTCACGCCCTTCGCGCTCCGCCGCTGGCCGGAGGTCGCCACCCATTGGCGCGCACACCGCCGCTACGCCTTCGGCGTCGCCCTTCTCTCGCCCGTCGCCTACATTCTCATTCTCACCGCCATGAAATTCACGCCGGTGAGCTACGTCGCTCCCGCGCGCGAAATCAGCATCGTCATCGGCGCCTTCATGGGCGCGCGCCTGCTCAAGGAGTCCGACAGCCGCCGCCGCCTCGTCGCCGCCGTCGCCATGGCCGCCGGCGTCATCGCCCTCGCTCTCGGCTGA
- the msrB gene encoding peptide-methionine (R)-S-oxide reductase MsrB has protein sequence MDKNKTAQGGTTAEKSACGLPSHVVIDMSKTPVRHSDEEWRQRLTPVQFRVARQQGTEPPFRNEFWDHHADGVYFSVCSDTPLFDSRDKFESGTGWPSFTRAIEPRFVAETIDESHGMRRVEVHCAVDGAHLGHVFEDGPPPTGQRYCMNSASLRFMPRADYESWVAKNQARAKQA, from the coding sequence ATGGATAAGAACAAAACGGCGCAGGGTGGAACGACGGCGGAGAAATCGGCGTGCGGGCTGCCTTCGCACGTGGTGATCGACATGTCGAAGACGCCGGTGCGGCACAGCGACGAGGAGTGGCGGCAGCGGCTCACGCCGGTGCAGTTTCGCGTGGCGCGTCAGCAGGGGACGGAGCCGCCGTTTCGCAATGAATTCTGGGATCATCACGCCGACGGCGTCTATTTTTCAGTCTGCAGCGACACGCCGTTGTTCGACAGTCGCGACAAGTTCGAGTCGGGCACGGGATGGCCGAGTTTCACGCGGGCGATCGAGCCGCGATTCGTCGCCGAGACGATCGACGAGAGCCATGGGATGCGGCGCGTGGAGGTGCATTGCGCGGTGGATGGCGCGCATCTGGGGCACGTGTTTGAAGACGGGCCGCCGCCGACGGGGCAGCGCTACTGCATGAACTCGGCGTCGTTGCGATTCATGCCGCGCGCGGACTATGAGTCGTGGGTCGCGAAGAACCAGGCGCGGGCGAAGCAGGCGTGA